CGACGATTTGCGATGGTTTTTATGACAGAGGTATTTGAGAAAAGTACCGCCACCGGTCGGCCTACCTTTCCCATAGCCCAATATAAAATTGGTAAGACTAGTAGTAACCAAAGGTACTCTGGATTAGCAAATTCTATGCTCAATTTTTACCTCCTTTGGCTTTTGACACAGAATTCGCACTACGCTGTCTGTTCTTTTTACACTCAATGGCCCTGACAAAATTACATGCCTTGACATAAATTTCGCGCTGTTGCAGATCGGAATAGGTTTTAGCGGCAAACTTGGCAAAATCAGAATATTTCAATATATCAGCCAATAAACTAGATGTTAGCCAATCTAACTTCACGCTTTTATCAAAAATTTTCAAAAATTCCTCACTGGTTTTCGAAATCACCCTTATGTTATATTCACGCTGGAGATAACGACGAATGGCATTGGAAACAAGTACAGCAAACTCATCGGTTGTTTCAGGACCAATAAAGCTTCTTGAATGCTTTAAATCTCGTAAAACTTCTTCGAAAGAGGACAACTGTACCGTCGGTAATTTTTTACCATTAAACCGTCGAAAAATCAGATATAATACCAGGACTAGCAATAATAATATCACAACGCCTGCGAAAACCAAAGGCCAGAGATTACCTATTTCGACCGGAGGTATAGACGGCTTCAAGTCGAATACATCGACAACACTTTGCTCATCATCGGAACGAACCAATGCTAGGCTAGAAATTAAAAGTAAAATAAAACACAACACAACTCTCATAATCGCTGCGTTAAATGATCCTACTTTCTGTATGCATCAAGTCAATAAATTCTAATCAAAATCATGCAAGTTTGCAACAAATTTGACACGAAGCAATGTTATGCCCCCTTGCTTTACAAAATTCCCTACCGAATAAAATCATACGAATATGCAGGTCATGCCATTTGGTTTTATCGAACAGATTTTTGAGATCTGCTTCTGTTTGGGCCACATTTTTACCACTGCTAAGCCTCCAGCGCCTGGCCAGTCTATGAATATGCGTATCCACCGGAAATGCATATCCACCAAAGGCTTGAGAATAGACCACCGAAGCAGTTTTGTGCCCCACTCCAGGCAGAGATTCAAGCTCTTCCAGCGAATCTGGTACCTTGCCATTAAACCTCGAGATCAACGTTTCTGCCATATATTTTATAGCCCTTGCCTTGTTTCTGAATAAGCCGCAGGGTCTTATTGCGGATTCCAATGAATTGACCGACAGCTGCAAAATATCACCCGGAGTTGATGCCATACTGAACAGCTCTTTTGTCACCCGATTAACCACCCTATCGGTGCACTGGGCAGATAATATCACCGCAATTAGTAAGGTGAATGGGTCGTTATGACATAGTGGTATATCGATTTTTGGATAGATTTTACTGAGGATTTTTTCCACAAAATTTGCCCGGTCAAATATGTCATTTATTTGCATCTTCAGACAACCTATCTATTACCGCGGCAAAGTCATCAGGAAAATTTGAGAAAAAACCCATTTCCTTGCCAGTTACAGGATGAACTAACTCCAGGTTCATCGCATGCAGCATAACGCGATCACATTCGATGGCATTTGTATTACAAGCTTGGCCATAGGTCCTATCGCCAAGGATTGGATGGCCAATATGGCTCAGATGTACGCGGATTTGATGGGTTCTGCCGGTAATCGTATTTACGCTTAAAAGTGCCGTCGATTTAAAATTATTGCACAGGTTCCATATGGTCCTGGCCTCTCGCCCCTTGGTTGTAACACACATACGTGTTCTTAGGGTTCTACTCCTACCGATCGGTTCATCTATTATGCCGGTTTTGATAGAAAAATTTCCGTGAACTATACAGCTATATTTTTTCTTGATGACATGGCGAGAGAACTGTTTTTGAAGAGATAAGTAGGCTTTATCTGTCTTAGCAAAGATGATTACTCCAGAGGTTTCCTTATCTAACCTATGGACGACGCCTGGCCTGAGCTCACCGCCAAGTTGGCTTAAGTCGCAATGGGAAAGCACCATTTCTACCAGGGTCGTCTCTCTGGTGCCATTTCCTCCATGGACAACAATACCTGGTCTTTTATCAATAACTATCAACGATTCGTCTTCGAAAATTATGTCTATTGGTGCCGGGGTTGGATTCAGGCTGCATTTTTTGGATTTTATCTTTAAAAATTTCACCACGTCACCGGATTTTAACAAAAAATTTTTCTTTACCGGTCTGTCATTAACAAACACTCCATCCGCCGTGAAAAATTTCTGAATATAGGTCCTTGATATGTCATCAAGTGCTTCTGACAGAAACACATCTACTCTTTTGCCTACCGAATTATCTTCCACAGAAATTTCCTGCCAATTACTATAATCTATGCTATGATTTGTCATTTGATCGTAAAATTTCTAAGCCATGTATTGGATGATGGCGACAATAATAAAGCGATCAATGGATAGCAATCCATGTTTGCAATTATATATTTTAGCTATTTCGTTACCCATGGTTCTGGGAATTAATAAATTTTTCTTTCAATTCGTTTTTAATTCATTTAGCTAATCACACTAGTGGATGAGGGTGTTTCAGTGTTTAATCGCTATACTAAACTGGTTGAAATTGAACCAGTGTATGGCGAAGCGTACCTTAAATGGTTGTACTTCAGCCCTATTGGTGAACTTACCCTTAATCTACTCGTTAAAAGGAAGTTCGTTTCGTCGATTTTCGGGACGTACATGCGATCAAAAAGATCAAAAAATAAAATAGTTCCGTTTATAGAAAAATATAATATAAGCACCGAATCCTTCGAAAAAAAGGTCGATGATTTTTTTTCATTTGATGATTTTTTTTCCAGAAAGCTTAAAAAAACTGCCAGGCCAGTGGTTACGGAAGATGGACATGTTGTGTTTCCCTGTGATGGAAGGCACCTGGTTATAGAAAATACATACGATCTGCCGCCATTTTTTGTAAAAGGCCAAAAATTTGATATAAATTCACTATTATTAAATAAGCAATTACTTGGCCGGATTAGGGATGGATCGGTCGTTATCTCGAGACTCAATCCGATAGATTACCACAGGTTCCATTTCCCATGCAATTGTGTACCAACCCAGCATTACAGTATAAATGGCGATTATCTATCAGTGAACCCTATTGTCACCAAGGAATTTTTTAAAATTTTTCTTCAGAACAGACGTGAAGTTACGCTATTGGAAACGGATGATATAGGTCACATTGTTATGGTTGAGGTTGGAGCCACGTTTGTTGGCAGCATATATCAAACATTTGATCTTGGTGGTAAATATTATGCCGGCCAAGAAAAGGGATATTTTGGGTTTGGTGGATCGACGATTATAACAATTTTTGAAAAACACAAAATCAAGTTTTCTGATGATATCATCGAAAACTCAAGAAAGGGAATGGAGACCTATGTGTTGATGGGAGATTCTATGGGAACAAAAGTAAAATAAATCTACAAAACAAAAACAAAAAAGGGGATTAAGTATGAAACGATTATATGTCGTCCGTCATGCTCAGGCGGTTGTTGATAACGACACGCCTGATTATGACCGGGCATTGAGTAAGGATGGGATAAATGAAGCACAAAATGTGGCTTACAAGTTGGCTTCCACAGGAATGCGACCAGACCTGATGATTACGAGCGGTGCAAGGCGATCGCTGGACACAGCAAGAATCATCAGAGAAGTGTTTGGCCTTTTGTCTAGCGCGATACAGGTACATGATGAACTATACCTTGCCGATGCTGACAAGATTTTCGAAGCACTTACACAGATTCCTGATAACAAGAATTCTGTCATGGTTATATCTCATAATCCTGGTATATCCAGGTTTTTGGAAGACATAACTGGTAATGATAAGGTAACCATGACCACAGGATCTATGGCGGTGGTTGAAATCCATGCTATGCATTGGAGCGATATTGCCTCAAGACCACATATGGGTCGACAATTGATTTTTTTTTCACCTCATAGTGTTACAGATCATGAATAAGAGAACTGTTGTTATTATTGGCAATGGGGTTGAAGAGACTGAGCTGGTGGTACCAGTGGATATGTTACGAAGGGCCGGGACCGATGTTAAAATCCTGTCCATCGATGATAAAATTGTCATTGGATCTAACAATATCTCAGTGGTAGCAGATGGGTTGCTGCGTGACTATAGGTACGATAAACCGGATTGTATTTTGCTACCCGGAGGCCCCTGGGCATTAAAAGCTAGACACAATCAGGATGTGCTTGGCCTTGTAAAAGATCAGTATGATAATAAACTAGTCGTGGCAGCTATTTGTGCGGCCCCATTGATCCTGAATGATGCCGGTGTGCTCGATGGCCACGAATACACTTCTCATTTTTCCGTGAAACTGGAGTGTTCCGATGTGACCAGGCCGGTTATTCTGGATGGCAATATAATTACGGCAAGAGGCCCCGGGGCAGCCATAGAATTTGGCATTGCAATAATAACAAAGCTCTATGGACAGACAACAACCTTTGGCATAGCAAATGCCATGTGCATACCCATGACAAAATAACCAGGAATATTTAGGAAATTAACGACGATGCAGCATCAATTACAAGTTTTTCAATACTGGCAAGATCCGGCTGGTGCTTTAATATGGCACCTAGACCCGTCGCAATGTCTTTAATATCTGATGGATAGTTACTTATGTCTGCGTTTACATTTATACCAATGCCGGAAACGGCTACCAGTATTTTATTATTGAGGACCTTTGTTTCTGTCAACACCCCGGCCAACTTTTTGCCATTGAAATATATATCGTTTGGGTATTTTAGTGTGAATTTTACATGAAACATGTCGGCCAATCCGTCGACCACCAATCCAGCAAATTTGGTCGAGAAGTTAGAAAAATCTTCCGGTGTTTGCTTTGGCTTGAAAGCGATCGACAGGTATAAATTTTTGTCAGCAGGGCTATACCATCGACGATCAAACTTACCACGACCAGCGGTCTGTTTTTCAGCGATTACTATAAACGGCGTTGGTTGCTGATTTTTTTCCAGCAAATCAAAAGCATAGTTATTTGTACTATCGATGATTTTTAGTCTAAAAATTTGCATATTTCATTTTTATATTGTAAAAACATTTCGTAAATATGCCATTTACGTCAATGACCAATGGAAAACTTTTCATAATCTCTGGGCCGGCCGGAGTTGGTAAGTCTACAGTTTGTAAAAATTTACTAGCATCGACAGGTGACAAAACACTTTGTCGAGTCATAACGATGACCACAAGAAAGCCAAGGCATAATGAAGTCCATGCGGAAGATTACCACTTTGTTTCCGAACAGTATTTTGAAGATTGTATCAGAAAAAATAAGTTACTTGAGTATGCAACAGTTTACGAAAAAGCTAGATATGGTACCCCAAAGGAATTTGTTATCGAAAGTTTATTGAAAGGAATCAATTTATTACTTGTGATAGATGTCCAAGGAATGATTGGAATTAAAAAAAATATACTGCCAGAATTGCTGCCTAATGTGGTCACCATATTTATTTTACCAGCATCGCTGGCCACGGTGGTCGATAGATTAACTCACAGGAATTCCGAATCTCTTGATGAGCTTCATCGCCGGATAAAATCCGCGGAAGATGAGATCAAGATGGCCCGGGAATATGACTATAACATTCTTAGTGGTAATGAGCTTGAGGATTTATTATCACTGAAGAAGATCTATGAGCTAGAAACATGCGTATAACCGGAGGAGTCGCCAAAAGTATAAAACTGGCATTGCTGGAATGCGGGTCATTGCGGCCAGCCACGGATTTTCTCAGACAGGCGG
Above is a genomic segment from Puniceicoccales bacterium containing:
- a CDS encoding DJ-1/PfpI family protein, encoding MNKRTVVIIGNGVEETELVVPVDMLRRAGTDVKILSIDDKIVIGSNNISVVADGLLRDYRYDKPDCILLPGGPWALKARHNQDVLGLVKDQYDNKLVVAAICAAPLILNDAGVLDGHEYTSHFSVKLECSDVTRPVILDGNIITARGPGAAIEFGIAIITKLYGQTTTFGIANAMCIPMTK
- the gmk gene encoding guanylate kinase, which encodes MPFTSMTNGKLFIISGPAGVGKSTVCKNLLASTGDKTLCRVITMTTRKPRHNEVHAEDYHFVSEQYFEDCIRKNKLLEYATVYEKARYGTPKEFVIESLLKGINLLLVIDVQGMIGIKKNILPELLPNVVTIFILPASLATVVDRLTHRNSESLDELHRRIKSAEDEIKMAREYDYNILSGNELEDLLSLKKIYELETCV
- the nth gene encoding endonuclease III, with the protein product MQINDIFDRANFVEKILSKIYPKIDIPLCHNDPFTLLIAVILSAQCTDRVVNRVTKELFSMASTPGDILQLSVNSLESAIRPCGLFRNKARAIKYMAETLISRFNGKVPDSLEELESLPGVGHKTASVVYSQAFGGYAFPVDTHIHRLARRWRLSSGKNVAQTEADLKNLFDKTKWHDLHIRMILFGREFCKARGHNIASCQICCKLA
- a CDS encoding histidine phosphatase family protein; translation: MKRLYVVRHAQAVVDNDTPDYDRALSKDGINEAQNVAYKLASTGMRPDLMITSGARRSLDTARIIREVFGLLSSAIQVHDELYLADADKIFEALTQIPDNKNSVMVISHNPGISRFLEDITGNDKVTMTTGSMAVVEIHAMHWSDIASRPHMGRQLIFFSPHSVTDHE
- a CDS encoding phosphatidylserine decarboxylase, whose translation is MDEGVSVFNRYTKLVEIEPVYGEAYLKWLYFSPIGELTLNLLVKRKFVSSIFGTYMRSKRSKNKIVPFIEKYNISTESFEKKVDDFFSFDDFFSRKLKKTARPVVTEDGHVVFPCDGRHLVIENTYDLPPFFVKGQKFDINSLLLNKQLLGRIRDGSVVISRLNPIDYHRFHFPCNCVPTQHYSINGDYLSVNPIVTKEFFKIFLQNRREVTLLETDDIGHIVMVEVGATFVGSIYQTFDLGGKYYAGQEKGYFGFGGSTIITIFEKHKIKFSDDIIENSRKGMETYVLMGDSMGTKVK
- a CDS encoding biotin--[acetyl-CoA-carboxylase] ligase; its protein translation is MQIFRLKIIDSTNNYAFDLLEKNQQPTPFIVIAEKQTAGRGKFDRRWYSPADKNLYLSIAFKPKQTPEDFSNFSTKFAGLVVDGLADMFHVKFTLKYPNDIYFNGKKLAGVLTETKVLNNKILVAVSGIGINVNADISNYPSDIKDIATGLGAILKHQPDLASIEKLVIDAASSLIS
- a CDS encoding RluA family pseudouridine synthase, which produces MTNHSIDYSNWQEISVEDNSVGKRVDVFLSEALDDISRTYIQKFFTADGVFVNDRPVKKNFLLKSGDVVKFLKIKSKKCSLNPTPAPIDIIFEDESLIVIDKRPGIVVHGGNGTRETTLVEMVLSHCDLSQLGGELRPGVVHRLDKETSGVIIFAKTDKAYLSLQKQFSRHVIKKKYSCIVHGNFSIKTGIIDEPIGRSRTLRTRMCVTTKGREARTIWNLCNNFKSTALLSVNTITGRTHQIRVHLSHIGHPILGDRTYGQACNTNAIECDRVMLHAMNLELVHPVTGKEMGFFSNFPDDFAAVIDRLSEDANK